A genomic segment from Aspergillus chevalieri M1 DNA, chromosome 7, nearly complete sequence encodes:
- the MDM28 gene encoding MRS7 family protein (COG:S;~EggNog:ENOG410PGFS;~InterPro:IPR011685,IPR033122;~PFAM:PF07766;~TransMembrane:1 (i199-219o);~go_function: GO:0043022 - ribosome binding [Evidence IEA]), producing MSVALRSSRLVRSHAVLRPNLASRTRLASGALGAASTANLRFNARGLPSHVTALALLVPQTRGYATEHSTSNSTSSEPFPPPGFNAGQAKKPIQKEESQTKDVQNADKAPTAPAKSGDTRESEIVKADEDKKVSEKKEKKLTIGQKIKKEVQHYWDGTKLLGTEVRISSRLALKMARGYELTRREHRQLQRTTRDLGRLVPFSMFVIIPFAELLLPIALKLFPNMLPSTYEGPKVRETKALSLSSTRKEVSSFLKNTLKETGLPVTATTLRNEEFADFFRKIRSTGESPSTQDVIKVCKIFKDDLTLDNLSRPQLVGICKYMNLNSFGTDAMLRYNIRHRMRQIKRDDRAIFYEGVESLSVPELQMASASRGIRTHGVSPARLREDMSMWLDLRLKQGVPSTLLVLSNAYVYAQGGKEAEMSSQIEALQSVLSSIPEELYHEIELEVHNAEGAATNKQRLEVIKEQEELIEEENEQNSENEEKGVAAPKDIEDIDDKEDSSTQSAEATEAAKDGQQAELNSQAQAKEKSS from the exons ATGTCCGTCGCCTTGAGGTCGAGTAGACTGGTCCGCAGCCATGCTGTATTACGGCCGAATCTGGCGT CTCGCACCCGTCTCGCCAGCGGTGCATTGGGCGCCGCATCGACCGCAAACCTCCGATTCAACGCCAGAGGCCTCCCCTCGCATGTCACAGCGCTGGCTCTCCTAGTCCCCCAGACTCGCGGATACGCTACCGAGCACTCGACATCCAATTCTACATCGTCGGAGCCTTTCCCGCCCCCTGGGTTCAACGCGGGACAGGCCAAGAAGCCGATTCAGAAGGAAGAGTCGCAGACCAAGGACGTGCAGAATGCGGATAAGGCACCTACCGCGCCTGCAAAGAGTGGCGACACTAGGGAATCAGAGATTGTGAAGGCCGACGAGGATAAGAAGGTgtcggagaagaaggagaagaagttgACGATCGGGCAGAAGATTAAGAAGGAGGTCCAGCATTATTGGGATGGGACTAAGCTGCTGGGTACGGAGGTTAGGATTAGTTCGAGGCTGGCGTTGAAGATGGCGCGAGGGTATGAGTTGACTCGGAGAGAGCACCGTCAG CTCCAAAGAACGACGAGGGACTTGGGTCGGTTGGTCCCGTTCTCGATGTTCGTCATTATTCCCTTTGCGGAATTGCTGCTGCCCATCGCTTTGAAGTTGTTCCCCAACATGCTCCCCAGTACCTACGAGGGTCCAAAGGTGCGCGAGACCAAGGCGCTTAGTCTTAGCTCGACGCGGAAGGAGGTGTCTAGTTTCTTGAAGAACACATTGAAGGAGACCGGTCTCCCCGTGACTGCGACGACACTCAGAAACGAGGAGTTTGCCGACTTCTTCAGGAAGATCCGGTCCACCGGCGAGTCTCCGTCGACTCAGGATGTCATCAAGGTCTGCAAGATCTTCAAGGATGACTTGACGCTGGACAACCTGTCCCGTCCGCAGCTTGTTGGCATTTGCAAGTACATGAACCTGAACTCGTTCGGTACTGACGCCATGCTCCGTTACAACATCCGCCACCGTATGCGCCAGATCAAGCGTGACGACCGCGCGATCTTCTACGAGGGCGTCGAGTCGCTCTCCGTTCCCGAATTGCAAATGGCTTCTGCCTCCCGTGGTATCCGCACCCACGGCGTCTCCCCCGCTCGCCTCCGCGAAGACATGTCGATGTGGCTGGACCTCCGTCTTAAGCAGGGTGTTCCCTCTACTCTTCTCGTTCTAAGCAACGCATACGTGTACGCGCAGGGCGGCAAGGAGGCCGAGATGTCTTCCCAGATCGAGGCCCTGCAGTCCGTCCTCTCGAGTATCCCCGAGGAGCTGTACCACGAGATCGAGCTCGAGGTGCACAACGCCGAGGGTGCCGCCACCAACAAGCAGCGTCTGGAGGTTATCAAGGAGCAGGAAGAGCtcattgaggaggaaaacGAGCAGAACAGCGAGAACGAGGAGAAGGGCGTTGCTGCGCCTaaggacattgaggacaTTGATGACAAGGAAGATAGCTCAACGCAGAGCGCTGAAGCCACAGAGGCTGCTAAGGATGGTCAACAGGCAGAGCTCAACTCGCAAGCCCAGGCAAAGGAGAAGAGCTCTTAA
- a CDS encoding uncharacterized protein (COG:S;~EggNog:ENOG410PNV9;~InterPro:IPR000791,IPR030186;~TransMembrane:3 (o96-115i122-143o155-181i);~go_component: GO:0016021 - integral component of membrane [Evidence IEA]), which produces MATQSSQSTSIPSPRSAIPTFFHFKPEIEDGKMVGDINYNGEPKAASHNEESPMYGLSTVPTSVALTAEQFERLYLTPMTRRQPPLAKQVGNPTPLALGGFVITTTPLSCCLMAWRGASGNGIAFTGPIIFLGGLLLLITSVLEFVLGNTFPCVVFGTIGGFWFAFAATMIPAFNSAGLFIPSPF; this is translated from the exons ATGGCAACTCAAAGCTCCCAaagcacatcaattccctCTCCGCGATCTGCTATACCTACATTCTTCCATTTCAAGCCCGAAATCGAGGACGGCAAAATGGTCGGTGACATCAATTATAATGGCGAACCAAAGGCTGCTTCACACAACGAGGAGAGCCCAATGTATGGACTGTCTACAGTCCCTACATCGGTGGCACTGACGGCCGAGCAATTTGAGAGGCTGTACCTGACCCCAATGACGCGCCGCCAGCCACCATTGGCCAAACAAGTGGGAAATCCGACGCCCTT AGCTCTGGGGGGCTTCGTTATCACCACCACCCCCCTCTCGTGTTGCTTGATGGCCTGGAGAGGAGCCAGTGGAAATGGGATTGCATTTAC CGGCCCTATCATCTTTCTTGGTGGTCTTTTGTTACTCATAACTAGTGTTCTCGAGTTTGTGCTTGGCAACACGTTTCCCTGTGTTGTATTCGGTACCATCG GTGGATTCTGGTTCGCCTTTGCGGCTACAATGATTCCCGCCTTCAACTCAGCTGGTCTGTTTATCCCGTCTCCCTTCTGA
- the ADH1_2 gene encoding zinc-dependent alcohol dehydrogenase (COG:Q;~EggNog:ENOG410PH61;~InterPro:IPR013154,IPR013149,IPR002328,IPR036291, IPR011032,IPR020843;~PFAM:PF00107,PF08240;~go_function: GO:0008270 - zinc ion binding [Evidence IEA];~go_function: GO:0016491 - oxidoreductase activity [Evidence IEA];~go_process: GO:0055114 - oxidation-reduction process [Evidence IEA]): MWIPEMQWAQVAEKAGGPLVYKQIPVPKPGPDEILVKIRYSGVCHTDLHAMKGDWPLPVKMPLVGGHEGAGHVVAKGELVHGFNIGDAAGIKWLNGSCLSCEFCMQTDESQCEQCSLSGYTVDGTFQQYTVGKAAHASKLSPNTPLDAVAPVLCAGITVYKGLKESGVRSGQTVAIVGAGGGLGSLAVQYAKAMGICVVAIDGGDEKRAMCEQLGASAFVDFTKSKDVVADVRDATPGGRGAHAVILLAVSEKPFQQATEYVRSRGSVVAIGLPAGAFLKAPVLSTVIRMISIKGSYVGNRQDGVEAIEFFERGLIKAPFKKASLKDLPHIFELMEQGKIAGRYVLEIPE, translated from the exons ATGTGGATCCCAGAAATGCAATGGGCCCAGGTCGCCGAAAAGGCTGGCGGTCCTCTGGTTTACAAGCAAATTCCCGTCCCCAAGCCCGGGCCTGATGAGATTCTGGTCAAAATCCGCTACTCGGGAGTCTGCCACACCGACCTGCATGCTATGAAAGGCGATTGGCCCCTCCCCGTCAAGATGCCCCTGGTGGGCGGACATGAAGGGGCGGGTCACGTCGTGGCGAAGGGCGAATTAGTCCACGGTTTTAACATCGGAGATGCTGCCGGCATCAAGTGGCTGAACGGGTCATGTCTCTCCTGTGAATTTTGCATGCAAACAGATGAATCCCAGTGCGAACAATGCTCGCTCTCCGGGTACACAGTTGACGGCACTTTTCAGCAGTACACGGTCGGTAAGGCTGCGCATGCCTCGAAACTCTCCCCAAACACTCCACTAGATGCTGTCGCCCCGGTTCTGTGTGCAGGAATTACGGTCTACAAGGGTCTGAAGGAGTCGGGCGTGCGTTCAGGCCAGACGGTGGCCATTGTCGGAGCCGGAGGTGGATTGGGCTCCCTGGCGGTGCAATACGCTAAGGCGATGGGCATTTGTGTAGTCGCCATTGATGGCGGGGATGAGAAGCGAGCTATGTGCGAGCAACTGGGCGCCTCG GCATTCGTTGACTTCACCAAATCGAAGGACGTTGTCGCTGATGTCCGAGATGCGACTCCAGGAGGCCGCGGGGCTCATGCGGTCATTCTTCTGGCAGTCTCGGAGAAGCCTTTCCAACAGGCCACTGAATATGTCCGGTCGCGGGGATCGGTGGTAGCCATTGGCCTACCTGCTGGCGCCTTCCTCAAAGCCCCCGTCCTGAGCACGGTGATCCGCATGATCAGTATCAAAGGAAGCTATGTCGGCAATCGACAGGATGGTGTGGAAGCGATTGAGTTCTTCGAACGGGGTTTGATCAAAGCTCCTTTCAAGAAGGCCTCGTTGAAGGATCTTCCCCACATCTTTGAGCTGATGG AGCAAGGCAAGATTGCTGGACGATACGTGCTTGAAATCCCGGAATAA
- a CDS encoding uncharacterized protein (COG:I;~EggNog:ENOG410Q1Y8;~InterPro:IPR000873,IPR020845,IPR042099,IPR025110;~PFAM:PF00501,PF13193;~TransMembrane:1 (i81-103o)): protein MADIITGPTIPIPETDYLSYVFNGPYDEKKAWPSTEPILVSTEESDPSYTINDIKDFVKRLGCGLHHIGARRKRVMLYGEANIHFFLALLGVMAAGSACAVIPPSSVHHIAFYLRQMEAEFILCGPNDIPRARDAAHQVGIPPEHIFVVDRSASDIGSTNEQKVRHWSWLLNIPGGSEYVWPRLGEESKEAEAILLCTSGTTGNPKLAVRTHHNLIANVESLLYNRSRHLKDSKDIFCAFKFYGAGFITHAMLLPLKARSRTIFMPKFDLHIWLRAVLQFRPTLLMIPKHVLNELMMYKDEDKPDLSSVKFVVTGAATISSTLRKAWAEKYGHPLFSVLGMTELGFVTGEEFDVPLTSDTVGKLLPNVQAKIVDSNGQSLKPGQQGELWYLYPGIMKCYCNEPEKTALTVTEDGWLKSGDICSVDKEGYLYVVGRYKDMFKLNGSDISGAQIEGGLILHPDVKEASVVPVTLPGEEEPAPYGFIVKKPGSNLTVDEFVQWMAQELTANMKLYGGVSFINALPLSTSGNSKTDQQALKQMAQEAVDSR, encoded by the exons ATGGCAGACATTATAACCGGCCCTACCATCCCTATTCCAGAAACCGACTATCTTTCTTACGTTTTCAACGGTCCATACGACGAAAAAAAGGcatggccatcaaccgagcCAATCCTGGTATCGACTGAGGAGTCAGACCCTTCTTACACCATCAACGACATCAAAGACTTTGTCAAGCGCCTAGGATGTGGTCTTCACCATATCGGGGCACGACGAAAGCGCGTCATGCTCTATGGCGAGGCAAATATACATTTTTTCCTCGCTCTGCTGGGGGTAATGGCAGCAGGTTCTGCATGTGCTGTTATTCCACCTTCATCTGTGCACCACATCGCATTCTATCTGCGACAAATGGAGGCGGAATTTATTCTTTGCGGTCCCAATGACATACCGCGAGCGCGCGACGCCGCTCATCAAGTGGGAATTCCTCCGGAGCATATTTTTGTCGTGGATAGATCGGCGTCCGATATCGGCTCGACCAATGAGCAAAAGGTACGGCATTGGAGCTGGCTTTTGAACATCCCTGGAGGGAGCGAGTACGTCTGGCCACGTCTTGGGGAGGAGAGCAAAGAGGCCGAAGCGATATTGTTATGTACATCAGG AACAACAGGGAACCCTAAGCTGGCTGTTCGGACACACCATAACCTCATCGCCAATGTGGAGTCTCTGCTATACAATCGCAGCCGCCATTTGAAAGATTCGAAAGATATATTCTGCGCTTTCAAGTTCTATGGGGCAGGGTTCATCACACACGCAATGCTATTGCCGCTTAAAGCGCGATCCAGGACCATTTTTATGCCCAAGTTCGATTTGCATATTTGGCTTCGCGCAGTACTCCAATTTCGTCCTACCTTGTTGATGATTCCAAAGCACGTGTTGAATGAACTGATGATGTACAAGGACGAAGATAAGCCTGATCTGTCTAGCGTGAAATTTGTTGTCACTGGGGCAGCAACAATCTCTTCGACATTGCGCAAGGCTTGGGCTGAGAAATATGGACATCCTCTCTTCTCCGTACTAGGAATGACCGA ACTTGGATTCGTCACTGGGGAGGAATTTGACGTACCTCTAACAAGTGATACCGTCGGGAAGCTATTACCTAACGTTCAGGCAAAAATCGTTGATAGCAATGGTCAATCTCTTAAGCCTGGTCAGCAGGGAGAGCTGTGGTATTTGTATCCTGGAATCATGAAATGCTATTGCAACGAACCTGAGAAGACGGCCCTCACCGTAACAGAGGATGGCTGGCTAAAGTCCGGCGATATCTGCTCTGTTGATAAAGAGGGCTATTTGTACGTTGTTGGACGATATAAG GACATGTTCAAATTGAACGGGTCGGACATCTCTGGTGCGCAAATAGAAGGAGGCCTTATACTTCATCCGGATGTGAAGGAGGCTAGTGTCGTTCCTGTCACACT TCCCGGTGAAGAAGAACCAGCACCCTACGGGTTCATCGTGAAAAAGCCCGGATCCAATCTTACCGTCGACGAGTTTGTGCAGTGGATGGCACAGGAGCTGACTGCAAACATGAAGTTGTACGGCGGTGTCTCGTTTATCAACGCACTTCCTTTATCTACT TCTGGAAATTCGAAGACGGATCAGCAAGCTTTGAAACAAATGGCACAGGAGGCAGTTGATTCTCGATAA
- a CDS encoding glycerophosphocholine acyltransferase (BUSCO:EOG09263JCT;~COG:S;~EggNog:ENOG410PHFB;~InterPro:IPR021261;~PFAM:PF10998;~TransMembrane:8 (i204-221o227-244i251-273o279-298i310-329o361-382i422-445o451-469i)) encodes MGMLTFSRFLSRPYPNHRDGPTIFSFQQKLIMEDTGYFQSRQSEPSVAALSPELEATAMDDDPLLDTEDLASVSTRSISPPASPRLSRNASFSNNSSSYQEDWETFPPLDKLSIFDLLDTFSLPHRLEKWQQAINAQKERVNKQRERLKSTSMNAKDQVVKEWKRRVPTADEQLDRYRRRMRVGVERLGKQWNAAATVSLREKISFIAGVLNIFISGYLVGAYPEYFYIWFSVQLIYFMPIRYYRYHKKGYHYFLADLCYFVNLMCMLSFWVFPQSKRLFISTFCLVFGNNAVAIAMWRNSLVFHSMDKVVSLFIHIMPPVSLHCLVHLTSAEMLKERFPAIYAIKYSEPGSPEHYSLGDMVIWATVPYLIWQIAYHLLITVRRAEQIAAGRPTSFTWLRKSYANAWIGKLVLSLPESLQSVAFMLIQYSYALVTMLPCPLWFWYRWASAGFLMAVFVWSIHNGATYYLDVFGKRFQKELEELKKDVARWQSSPEALNSPLMTPLVAQNGNGPATLAQVASDKASIDRIPPLDAVAASTGAQEVNGNDSMVRERK; translated from the exons ATGGGGATGCTGACGTTTAGCCGCTTTCTCAGTCGTCCTTATCCCAACCACCGGGACGGCCCtaccatcttctccttccaacAGAAACTCATCATGGAGGACACTGGTTATTTCCAGAGTCGCCAGTCGGAGCCATCGGTGGCTGCGTTGTCCCCGGAGTTGGAGGCGACCGCAATGGACGACGACCCCCTTCTTGATACGGAAGATCTAGCATCTGTGAGCACCAGGTCTATCTCGCCACCTGCCTCGCCCAGACTGTCGCGCAATGCCTCGTTttccaacaacagcagctcGTACCAGGAGGACTGGGAGACCTTCCCTCCGCTTGACAAGCTTTCGATCTTCGATCTGTTGGATACCTTCTCTCTGCCGCATCGCCTGGAGAAATGGCAGCAGGCTATCAATGCGCAGAAGGAAAGAGTGAACAAACAACGCGAGAGACTGAAGTCTACTTCGATGAATGCGAAAGACCAAGTGGTCAAAGAATGGAAGAGGCGTGTTCCGACGGCAGATGAACAGCTTGACAGGTACCGCCGTCGCATGAGGGTTGGTGTGGAGCGATTGGGGAAGCAGTGGAATGCGGCGGCGACGGTGAGCCTGCGTGAGAAGATCTCGTTTATCGCGGGTGTCCTCAACATCTTCATTAGTGGCTACCTGGTTGGAGCGTATCCGGAATACTTTTACATCTGGTTCAGTGTCCAGCTGATTTACTTCATGCCGATTCGATACTACCGGTATCACAAGAAGGGATACCACTATTTCCTGGCAGATCTCTGCTACTTCGTCAATCTGATGTGCATGCTGAGTTTCTGGGTGTTCCCGCAGTCAAAGCGACTGTTCATTAGCACGTTTTGCTTGGTCTTCGGGAACAACGCGGTTGCGATTGCAATGTGGCGGAACTCGCTGGTCTTCCATAGCATGGACAAAGTCGTCAG TCTCTTTATCCATATCATGCCGCCTGTTTCGTTGCACTGCCTCGTCCACTTGACTTCTGCGGAGATGCTGAAGGAGAGGTTCCCGGCAATCTATGCCATCAAATATAGCGAGCCTGGCTCACCAGAGCACTATTCGCTTGGTGATATGGTTATCTGGGCTACTGTCCCGTATCTCATCTGGCAGATAGCCTATCACTTGTTGATCACAGTACGTCGTGCCGAGCAGATTGCCGCAGGTCGACCAACCAGCTTTACTTGGCTTCGCAAGTCGTACGCGAATGCTTGGATTGGCAAGCTCGTTTTGAGCCTCCCTGAATCTCTTCAATCGGTTGCTTTCATGTTGATCCAGTACTCCTATGCACTCGTGACAATGCTCCCGTGTCCCCTTTGGTTCTGGTACCGATGGGCCAGTGCTGGGTTCTTGATGGCGGTGTTCGTCTGGAGTATTCATAATGGCGCAACCTACTATCTCGACGTTTTCGGAAAGCGGTTCCAGAAGGAACTCGAAGAACTGAAGAAAGACGTCGCACGCTGGCAATCTTCTCCAGAAGCGCTCAACAGTCCACTCATGACACCACTGGTGGCCCAGAATGGCAATGGACCGGCCACCCTCGCCCAGGTTGCGTCTGACAAGGCCAGCATTGACCGCATTCCTCCCTTGgatgctgttgctgcttcGACTGGCGCGCAGGAAGTAAACGGTAACGACTCTATGGTGCGCGAGAGGAAGTAA
- the ALD5_3 gene encoding aldehyde dehydrogenase family protein (COG:C;~EggNog:ENOG410PFKN;~InterPro:IPR015590,IPR029510,IPR016160,IPR016161, IPR016162,IPR016163;~PFAM:PF00171;~go_function: GO:0016491 - oxidoreductase activity [Evidence IEA];~go_function: GO:0016620 - oxidoreductase activity, acting on the aldehyde or oxo group of donors, NAD or NADP as acceptor [Evidence IEA];~go_process: GO:0055114 - oxidation-reduction process [Evidence IEA]), producing MALYQTIKTAALTYEQPTGLFINNEFVPGVEGKTFQTINPHDEKPIVAVHEGNERDVDIAVQAARSALDGEWKQITPSKRGQLLTRLSELLERETETLAVIEAIDNGKGVGMARGDVAASAGCIRYYGGWADKIYGQTIDTDSASLTYTRHEPVGVCGQVIPWNFPLLMWAWKIGPAIATGNTVVLKSAEQTPLSALYAAKLVKEAGFPPGVINIISGFGKTAGAAIAAHMDIDKVAFTGSTMVGRQILQTAAKSNLKKVTLELGGKSPNIVFPDADLEDAITWVNFGIYFNHGQCCCAGSRVLVHESVYDQFLEKFGQRARQNKVGNPMSSETFQGPQVSQLQFDRIMEYIEEGKKAGAKVVAGGGRLGSTGYYIEPTIFSEVNENMSIVKEEIFGPVCTVQKFSTEAEAIQLANDTNYGLAAAVHSKNIDTALRVSNAVKAGTVWVNNYNTLHYQMPFGGFKESGLGRELGSYALDNYTQVKTVRVRVSDS from the exons ATGGCTTTGTACCAAACCATCAAGACTGCTGCCCTTACCTACGAGCAACCAACTGGACT CTTTATCAACAATGAGTTCGTCCCGGGCGTTGAAGGTAAAACCTTCCAGACCATCAACCCTCATGATGAGAAGCCCATTGTTGCAGTCCATGAAGGCAACGAACGAGACGTGGATATTGCCGTCCAGGCCGCAAGGAGCGCTCTGGATGGCGAATGGAAGCAAATCACGCCTTCCAAGCGCGGTCAGCTTCTCACCCGGCTGTCAGAGCTATTGGAGCGTGAGACCGAGACTCTGGCTGTTATTGAAGCGATAGATAATGGGAAAGGCGTGGGCATGGCCCGAGGAGATGTCGCCGCGTCTGCAGGCTGCATTCGATACTATGGCGGTTGGGCGGACAAGATCTATGGGCAAACTATCGACACGGACTCAGCTAGTCTCACCTACACCAGGCACGAGCCGGTGGGAGTATGTGGTCAGGTTATCCCCTGGAACTTCCCACTGTTGATGTGGGCATGGAAGATTGGCCCTGCGATTGCAACCGGGAACACTGTGGTGTTGAAGAGCGCGGAGCAGACTCCGCTATCCGCCCTATATGCTGCCAAACTAGTTAAGGAGGCTGGGTTCCCACCCGGAGTAATTAACATCATTTCAGGATTTGGAAAGACTGCTGGGGCCGCCATCGCCGCTCACATGGACATTGACAAGGTTGCATTTACTGGGTCTACAATGGTGGGCCGGCAGATCCTCCAAACGGCAGCCAAAAGTAACCTCAAAAAGGTTACTTTGGAACTTGGGGGTAAGTCCCCGAATATCGTCTTCCCGGATGCCGATTTGGAGGATGCGATTACATGGGTGAATTTCGGAATTTACTTTAACCATGGCCAATGCTGCTGTGCTGGATCCCGCGTCCTGGTGCACGAGTCAGTTTACGACCAGTTCCTGGAGAAGTTCGGTCAACGTGCCCGGCAGAACAAAGTTGGCAATCCCATGAGCTCCGAGACGTTTCAAGGTCCCCAGGTTTCGCAGTTGCAATTCGATCGTATTATGGAATACATCGAGGAGGGCAAAAAAGCTGGGGCGAAAGTGGTTGCCGGCGGCGGTCGCTTGGGTTCAACAGGGTATTACATTGAGCCGACTATCTTCTCCGAAGTTAACGAAAACATGAGTATCGTGAAAGAAGAAATTTTCGGCCCTGTGTGTACCGTCCAGAAGTTTAGCACGGAGGCCGAAGCAATCCAACTGGCCAATGACACCAATTACG GATTGGCTGCAGCTGTTCACTCTAAGAATATCGACACAGCACTTCGTGTGTCAAATGCCGTGAAAGCTGG AACGGTTTGGGTCAATAATTACAATACGCTTCACTACCAGATGCCATTTGGCGGCTTCAAGGAGTCAGGGTTAGGACGGGAGCTAGGTTCGTACGCGCTGGACAACTACACGCAGGTGAAGACGGTTCGCGTCCGTGTTAGCGACAGTTAA
- a CDS encoding NUDIX hydrolase (COG:L;~EggNog:ENOG410PKDX;~InterPro:IPR015797,IPR000086;~PFAM:PF00293;~go_function: GO:0016787 - hydrolase activity [Evidence IEA]), with protein sequence MKSRSLLQFTATINRSFISHSAPSRSPFRAPSSPTTAIRKTQYSTMPRLNPKSQAAIDRLRSYKPPPTNYDLLPLTRRAAVLLLLYADSKGDLRIVLTIRAKTLSSYAGHAALPGGRADSLSETPLQTSRREAREEIGLPETNASLPSPFNVEHLCELPANLAWTELAVRPCVALLHSYDEKTGVNEDPEVSLIPRLDAREVAAVFTAPFHNFLKQEDEANVEAGPGEWYSGAWTEWHQSNWRMHQFFVPVRDKSVTKPKPRNQTPSQKHAVDKLSQDEYEREKAGQSTTRFRVHGMTARMLVDAARVAYAEEPEFEHNSDFGDEEMITRLMRMGRLSAVRKPGDKLTREDMQRAAKLS encoded by the exons ATGAAGAGCCGGTCGCTTCTCCAGTTCACCGCGACCATCAATCGGAGCTTCATCTCTCATTCTGCCCCCAGCAGATCACCCTTCCGAGCACCGTCATCGCCAACAACAGCAATACGAAAGACACAATATAGCACAATGCCACGACTGAATCCAAAATCTCAG GCTGCGATTGATCGCTTACGGTCTTATAAACCCCCGCCGACAAATTATGATCTGTTGCCGTTGACCAGGCGAGCGGCGGTtttgttgctgctgtatGCGGATTCCAAGGGGGATTTGAGGATTGTGTTGACTATTCGGGCGAAGACGTTGAGTTCGT ATGCCGGACACGCTGCTTTACCGGGAG GCCGCGCAGACTCCCTATCAGAAACCCCCCTCCAAACCTCCCGCCGCGAAGCGCGCGAAGAAATTGGCCTCCCAGAAACAAACGCCTCGCTCCCTTCCCCGTTTAACGTCGAGCATCTCTGCGAGTTGCCGGCGAATCTCGCCTGGACGGAGCTGGCAGTACGCCCTTGCGTAGCGCTACTGCACTCCTACGACGAGAAGACGGGTGTCAATGAGGATCCGGAGGTGTCGTTGATTCCCAGGTTGGATGCCCGGGAGGTTGCGGCGGTGTTTACGGCGCCGTTTCATAATTTCTTAAAGCAGGAAGATGAGGCAAATGTAGAGGCTGGCCCAGGGGAGTGGTATTCGGGAGCGTGGACCGAGTGGCATCAGTCTAATTGGAGGA TGCACCAGTTCTTTGTCCCCGTGCGGGACAAATCAGTCACCAAGCCCAAACCACGCAACCAAACGCCCAGCCAAAAGCATGCAGTCGACAAGCTTTCGCAGGACGAATACGAGCGCGAAAAGGCGGGTCAGTCGACCACGCGATTCAGGGTCCATGGAATGACGGCCCGGATGCTCGTGGATGCGGCGCGGGTGGCGTACGCTGAGGAACCGGAGTTTGAGCATAATAGTGATTttggggatgaggagatgATCACGAGGCTCATGCGCATGGGGAGGTTGAGTGCTGTGCGGAAGCCGGGGGATAAGTTGACTAGGGAGGATATGCAGCGGGCGGCGAAGCTGAGTTAG